The segment GGGAGTAACTCTCTTAGCAAACAACTGTATAATTCATTACATAAGGATATACATATACTACCAAATCCACAAGAATAAATTGAGCTAAAGGACTCGAGTTATGCAACCCAATCGGGACCTTCCACAGCACCACGGGGAGAATACTACTTGTCATGTCGTCAAATTATGGTCACGCCTTCTGGGCTCGAGTCACAACCACAATCAGCAGGACTATTAAGGAAAGCAGGAATGAGCTTCTCAGCTTGTCCTCAAATGGATCCTTGGTGCCTGCTGACGTCTTCTCACCAGCTGGTGGCTTAAAAAACTCGTTCACCAGTTTTGTTATTGTCTCAAATACTTCCATGGCTCTCGCTCGTGTGTTGTCAAATATCCACTTGACAAAATTCAAAGCTGGATTGGATTCTTTGCCAGTCTCATCCAAGCTCTCAGAAGTTGGTGGATCAGTGTTTTCATCTGCAGATATCATGGAAATCACAATATTAAGTGCAAGAGCATTACTACTAATAATCCTGAATGTGACTCTGTAAGAATGTCATAATTGCTCTGTGTGCTGTGCATGGAAAACAAACATGCATCTGGATGCAGGCCTGCTGTGAGCCTGTGATAGGCATTGATGTGTTTGCAGATCATATATATAATACGGGTGCCTTAACCTCCAAAGACAGACTTCAAGTATGAAATGTAAGTTTTAACATACAATGAGACTGATCCTAAATTTGTTAGGTCACCACCAGCTATTTtttgaagataaaataatagaattgaGTATGAGCATAGTCCGAGTTGAAGTAGAATTTCTAAGAGCTggtttttcttctatatataatttacaCTATTTTATGACAGATACAACTTCTCTTAGCTCCTGCTTAGAATTATTCTTAAgttccaaaagaaaaggaaaacaatgaaTAATTCCAAAGCATGAAGTTCTAATGAAAAGTTCTGAAGCCAGATCAAGGTTCATCTTAAACTGCAGGACAATACTTCATAATGTAAGCATATAAAGGTTAGCCCGATACATTGAACACATGACAATCGAAAGTGTTGTTTTAAAGTGTGAAAGACCCCCTGGCATACTTTTGTTATTATCAACTAGGAAAGACATGACTTCAACTCAAAAGTTTTATATTACCGAACCCCATACCAACCTGCATAGTAGGTTTCCCGCAGCTCCCGAACGACAGCATTATTCAAAACAGCATCCCAAACAGCTTTATCAGAAGATAATGAGACAACCATTTTCTGCACAGAAAGGTGCATCCTCAAAATATAGATAGTAGATCAAACTATaccaaaagattaaaaaaaggtaACATGCTACCGCTTTTTCCACCACTTCtcttaaaaggaaaaggatttCTTTTAGACTGAATaaccatgaaattaaaattcatgcAACTAAACTTCTGATATATAATTGTCAACAACATTAGGCACCTGAACAGATGACTCTGTCTGCAACAAACGGAAAGCTTCATGAACTCTCTGAGATCCATAACAGAGCAGTGCTCTTGGATCACACGGAACAGGAGAGGGCTCCTTCCAATCTAACTCTGACCCAACTGAAGAAACTCGGTTCAGCAAGGTTGGGCCTGAAATTTGATAAGCTAAATCCTTGTCCACAGTGCATGAAAATTTATCTCTAATGAGTTGGGAATGCGAGGGGGCATCCAATACACTGCAATATAACAAGCCGAGAAACAGCTTACACATTCAGCTTGTAACTATCAAGGAAACACCAATTTTTCACAAATTTAAAGTTGATTTACTTCTCCCTCTAGAGAGGAGATAACATTTAAGTGATAGAACACAATAATTTCATCTATATCACAGCAATTAGAAGATTACGGTGGCAAAAATGAAAGGTTTATTTTAAAGCCAGAAATCCAATTAAGGAagtgaaatgaaattaaaaacacatcCCAAAGTTTAGATTGTTTTCACAGTTGCTGAAGATAAGCATCCAAAGTTCAACCAAGAAAGACAAAGGGTGAAACAGTATCTTGCATATTCGCAAACAAACTACATTCAGATAAAATTTAGGAGCAGTGGCACGACATGTAAGAATATGTTTTTCTACTATATTAAAGATTTAATCTTCTAAGGCTCTACTATTCCGTTGCTTCCGAATACAGGCTGCTGCCTTTTGGTGTTGGACTATGACAAGGAAGTTCTGGGTCACGGTTTTGTTAGGCTATTTCTAATTTGCCGTCACAAAACCAGATCAGCATGGCATTTTCTAAGCATCATAAAATACATGATACTTTCTGAACTGTTTAAttactttctttttgtttcttcattttgaCACTTACTGTTCCTAATTCTCATTTCTCTTGGCAAAATCAACCTCGTAAACAAAATGCAAACAGACcgaatcttatttttttaggggaAACTTGGGTCAAGTTAAGCAGATGAAACAGGATGAGAATTAAATAATAGAAGCACTGTTTTACTGGTCTTGACACATCACATAGCAGCAGCTTGGTTATAAGTATCAACGTGCAAATAAATTTTGTAAACAGTGCCGTGACAATTCCAATAGCCCAagttttcttttgaatcttCCTTGGGTTTTCAGAACTTTTTCTGACTAGGAAATATAAGGTGTGATCTAGTAGATAGCGTTAATATTTAACCTATCACCATCTCCATCACCATCTCCATCATCCCCATTATAAGAAGAATGACTGTTATATTACATTTGAGGCAATCATGCTAGATTTCTTACACCTGTTCCAAGGAACACTTGTTGAGATGGGCTTGGGGACTTTGTCAAACCTATCACCATCACCGTGACCAAACGCCACATCGCCAACCAACCAACTAATTATCACCGATAATAAAACTTGATTCTTACTGTTTCGACcctcaaaattatcaattacgAAAGCACAATAGCACCTAAATTGTAATTGCATCCTCCACAAACCGAGTAATTGTTCTATGGACCACACCAATCATATTTAATATAGTCTACAGACTGGGCAATAATTTTTCCCTCTAGAACTGCTAAGTCATGACTTCAAAAATCCGGGCCAAGCATGGCACCCTGTGGAGTCTCCCGCGCACGGTTTGGATTATTTCGGCTGCGGTTTACCATCCTTCCTTTTCCCACACAGTCAGAAATGAAAcagtgtgcgtgtgtgtgtgtgtgtaagtaGTAGTAATCAGTAATTTCTTCTGTCGAATTTAGCACACACGAAAGCAAAGATTGCAAAAACTAGatgaataaattacaaaaactaaaatcaagagCAGTGCGCTTATATATAATGAAACCAAGCATACAGTGAGCGTGATGAAAGAGAGCAACCACacaattaaactaaaaagaaaaagaaaagaaactcacTGGGTAAGGGCAGTGACAGCTCCATGAACTTCGTCAATGGAAGGAACaggaccaaaaacaaaatcatcatcaaaccCAACAGGCCTCTCCTCGTCACTCCCGTCATCAACAGAAACCCAGTCGTAATCATCACAGTGGGAGACAGAAAAAGGAGACCAGGAAGTGGGACCTGGTCCACCAGAATCAGCGGGTATTGGAAGACTGAGAGCGGAgccagaagaagaaagagacaaattATTAGGGGGAATTAGCTTTCGGGTTCCCCTGGGTGAAGTAACAGTAGTAGTGGTACTAGAGTTAGGAGATGATGAGTTGGTAGTAGAGATGGGTTCCTGAAGATGGGTAACACCAGCCCTAGCAACAGCACGGCCAAAGACCCTTAACACGCTGCCTCCTCCGCTTCCACCGCCCATGCCTGTGCCTCCACCGAGCATgatagtttagtttagtttagtttagtttagtttagctTGAAGTGTGTGTGGTGGAGAGAGTGAAGTGGTGTTTGGGATTGGATGGAGTAAGGAGTTTGTATGTGAATGTGTGCAGGTAAAGTTATCTTGGCTGTCTATCCCTTCCCTTCAGAATTTGAATTTGTGGAGACTTTTTTATGGATGCCATTGTGCTTGgctctccttttgttttctttcccctttttttttaatatatatatatatatatatatatatatatatatatatatataaagcttctgaattttatctcttttacTTTATTCTTTCTTCCAAATGCTCCTTTCAATCGTCACTGTTCAAGTCTTTTTCAGCTTCTTTATGCGGGGAAGTCTTGTAAAGTTGTTGGCTATTACTAATTTGCACTCCTCcctcttttcatttttagtgGGAAGTTATTGCTGACACACGCACACACTTTTATACACGTGGGGTTTTGATaggaaaacaaattatagagGATGTGAGCATTTTTTAGGTTCTATTAGAAATATTAGCTGTTAAAATAATCTTCTTACGTggcaatatttaaaaacaaaaaaggtaataatctaaattttattgaaataaaataattttctagtatagttttttttattaatacatatattttttaaaaatgtcagCGGGAACGACTAGTAGCCCCTCTCTCTCCCTACCCTCCACCTCAGCCGACTAGCCTATCACCGCCAGCAGCACAGTCCACAAACCACCGAGATAGCATCCACCATATCCAAATCAAATAGCCCAGACCCAACAACCCTTCctccttagtttttttatcaccGACGACGAGCACAACCGGACCGCCCACTACACATGCAACAACTCGTCACAGTCCGGGAATGCCCATGCCGAAAGGAAGACTAGGAATAGGAGCACCGGGCAGAGTGATTTGCACGCCGCCACTGCTTCCCATTGTTTCAACCTTTACTGAGCCACCTCGTCCACTTCAAAAGATCAATTTCAACCCTGATGCATTGATTTCTCTATTTTGGATAATCTGTATTACGTCTTTGGTTCAACTGTGTTGAATAACGTGCGTTGCATTGCTTTCTTGTGTCGAATGATTTGTGCTTACGTTATAGATCTTACATGggaagttttgatttttacatGCAGGTCATTTATTTCTGtacgatgatttttttttatttttttttaccatgtgCGGAGTCGTTGATTATGATTGGATGCAGGCGATAATTCTAGTAAATAATCGGTTATTTATATgtgatattaattttatttatataaatatttttaatttaaaaaaatattttttttattattaatcagatattttattaataattttaatacttgattaataaatctataataaaaataaaatcatttagataaaaatatttattttataaagaaaaatataaaattgttacaattattatatttttattacgtCAAAACATTATTCTTAAACGTTCTTAATCAATATTCTATTATGActgaacattaattaaaattcagaGCATTcttgataaaaagataatagACATGCTCTATGCTATAATATTTGACAGAATAGACATGATTTGACATAGCGTTgagaacaaatatgatttgacataGTGTTGACTATAGtgttgagaacaaacatgatttgacaaaataaacacgctctatgttataatatttaaatcagagcattttttatgaaaagataataattacactgaaaaattgataaatgataggttaagtcaaactattgatgacttttttaatatcttgaaaatcatgataaactgttaaatatttatataatatctaaatcaaaatatttataatcaaagataataatttcattgaaaaattgattattaataGGTCAAGTCAAACTAATAATAgctttcttaatattttgagaatcatcataattattaaacattataattgatatttaaatataaattatttaattggcgaatcaataataaattaattaattttatttaaaattattattttttagagtaaAGAAGGAGGGGTAGCAATAgcatcatcttcatcttcttttatttattattttgtgccATTTAAACGACGTTGCATCTCCGCCAAGCAAAATCCAAATGGGACCCTCACTTTGTTGTTTTCGCCCTTGATTTTGAGTGCCCTCCtcttccattaattttttttttctttatccttttcATGACTAGATCATCTTGCCATTTAAGCTTTGTATGATACCTTGGATCGGTAGAGTGCTATTCTCAGTAAATTAATAAAGCGTGTTTGTCTAAGGCATTCATGTTTAGCTTAAAGCAGTGGTTTATATTTCTGTTTGAAAACGTGGTATAAAttctgtttttaaaatttttaatttttttattatttaaaataatttttttatgttttaaaattatttttacgtgctagtgttaaaaataaaaaaattttattttattatatttttaaataaaaaatactttgaatatCACCACTATCATAACTTTAAATAGATCTTATATCTCATTTTACATGCCGGTAGAGAAGTTGTATAggaacatatttgaaaaaaaaagaaactatcaaATTCAATCATTACTCAAAGTGATttaggattgttttttttttaaaaaaaaaaaaaaacttgttcaaTGGAACATTCACCATAAGAGGTTcaaaacttcttcttcttccctgaaTTGATTGAAAgctcaatattattttttttgcctgCTAGAATATCCTCAACAGATCTGGACAAAAGAGGCataaaaattagagtttaaacGTGTGTGCTTGTCTTTTGGATAATTAATAACTTTAAATgccatttgaaaaataatcagtAAAACGACGAAAGGATTTGAGATGTCAACTTGCAGTGAGAAAAAGCAAAAcgaaatatcaaaattatgcCCTCACCCATTCCAGGCCCCCTGAATTTGGGCCAGCCTCAATCCCAGCCCTGAATTTTGGTACGTGGCCCATATCCAATCAACAagcagtgttttctttttctaactGGGCTTTAAAACTATTTATTGAACTCTACATGAAACTTAAGTGTGATTCAGACCTTGATTAGCATTTGCCTCGATGTAGTTTGGGTCGTGGGCCGAACAGCAACACCAATGCTGACTGGGCCCCAGCCCAAATGGCTGCACTCGGCAATACAACTATATTTTGGGTTCCCGCCACACACTTTTTTTGAGTTCTGAGTAGTCAGAGTAACTTTTCTACGCTTTTATTAATAGATCCCATGCAAACGCAAATTCTTCTGCGTGACAAGCACCGTAGCTTTAACCAATGGTGACAGCGCGGCAACACACTACTCTCTGTACAAAGTACGCGCCTCTTTCGTGACCATGACTATTTCTTACTGATGTATCATCGAAACTTCCTAACTTATCCATTGAGAACAGTGTTAGATGCATCcatatttttattactcaattatAACatcatttcataatattttttttaatctctttacttatcattaatatttttttatttataatgaaaaatacttttttttaaattataaaaaaataaaaaatatttatttatctgttaattatattaaattttattctttctttttttttattaatatatattttattttgatttttttttcaatttattttttagaatttgatttaattttatttttttaactatttttattttttattaattaaataatttttaacctttcagatttgatttttttatcttattactatttataaaatatttataatttttttttatttttctataatcttcattttcttaatacttgttttatttaaaatatatttttttaatttcatcaattttttattttttttatctttaacttataaaattttaataaattctataaaaaaattaaaaagctatTAAAAATTCTATTTATGAATATATAACGTTGGGTTTCTGCTTCTTCctgtttttctatttcatttagCAACCCAGTTTTTGTCACAAGGAACCCTTTCATTTTCAATTCCTGGATCGTCAGGCTCCTCACAGATAGGACTATGcggtattttcttttcttgattttgaaaacCGCCtcatggatttgttttttttcgtttaatctATTTTATGAACTGAAATAAATTCTCTTTTTTCATGCAGTGCAATTCCATCCATTTGTGACATGCGTGTTGTTTCTTACTTGGGAAGGATTCCGACAAGTCTGCACGAGGGCTGACATTGAATGGTATTGTTGGCTCGTTTAGTTATATTTGCTTATTTTGTGCAGAGCTTTAGACATGCCTTTGCAAGTTTAAGTGACTTGTGTTTTTATTGGGCTTCGATTTGTGGAATTGCAAGGTTTAGTATTAAACTATTTGATAGAGTTtccatttaatatatttttttttgcatcaaaacatgACTCGATCATTGAAAGTCTTGTTGAATTTGGTTCAATGTCAGACAAATACTCAAATTGTGAAATGGATTATTGAGTTCTGCAATTTATGCATAATCTCCTATATGGGTTTAATTGATTGTGAACCCTTTAATTAGTTAGCATGTGGGCAAACCTTGGTTCGCAGTTGAACTTCTATCTGATGTATTGCAAAACTGTGCTATATATGCTGCGGTGATGGTGCATCAACTGAGGAAAATGCGgcaaagttaattaaaaatagctTGTATAACATTCCCTCCTGGAATAGTTACTACGATCGCagcttctgtttttcttttctggtgGCAAGGACTAATTTATTCAAATCCACATGCACAAGCAATCTTGATCAATGGTCAAATGCTATGATAGCCTCTTAACATTAATTTTGTTCGGACAGGTTGTTCAAACTGTTCTCTTATCATTCTTTGTTGCCAGCAGCATGCTCTAAAAAGTTTTAGATCtcctaaacatgtttttttctaaacatgGTGTAGCTCGTGAATTGAGACTTTCATTTTAGTTCCTTCGAAGTAGAAATGGATCATAGGCAGTCTAAGGAACACCTCGGTAGTTGCTTAACTCACAGAAAGTTTGAGAAAGCAGTAGTGTTGTTGAATTTATGAGATGAATATAAGAGTAAAAAATCCTTGATGTATTGATAATTCTCTAGTTTTCATTACCTTCATCATCCATGATCAATGATCAGAGCTTCACAATACTTTACTGTAGCTAAGCATATATGTCTCTCCTCTCCCCAACCCTGGGACAGGCTTCTCTTGTTTGCTTTGTGCATTACATAACCTCAGTTACTAGCTTACTAGTGCCTTTATAGTAAACTCGTGTCTTTTATTGCAATTGAATGTACTTCATCTCATCTGCATTATCCTTTTCCAAATAACATAAACAATGATTATCAGTTCACTTTATGTTGCAGGCTGTGCAAGCTTTTAGCTGAACCCTTGTGTATCCTCTCCCAAAATTTGCTCTTGCTTAAAATGTGGTTGATTGTTGAAACAGCAGCTACCTTTTTGCATTGTCTGACAATGTACATCATTCTTTCCAAGTAAAGGTAAAAGTTTATTTGGACTCTGTTAACAATCTTGAAAGTTATAAGTTGTTGATCTGACTAATGGCATGTGGTAGATACGCACTTGAATTCTTTTACAGCTTGAAATAAAGCATCGTCATCTGTTTTTGAGATAATTCAAGGATGTTAAGTGATGCTACATGCATCAACAACATCCCAATTTGGAAGTTTGATGAGCGTACATGTTGTACTAATTGCATCATATAGATTCTACTTTTCAATGTGTTTGTATTAGGTGATTTGATATGCAGATTTGGGGAGAATCTATTCCTCTATGTGGTGGATATTGTGCGCTAATTAGTAGTATGCTTCACTGTCTCTTTCCACCTTTTTTTAACAGAACTTGACCATTTCTTCTCATCTTCAAGATCTTGGAATTTTTGTCACTTCTGTTCTTGTGGAAGTCTTGGGCTACTTTTTATGCAAGGCACAAAATGTTACTTCAACTTGTgctcacttttttctttttttggcatATGAAATGCATTCCTTGAAAATCAGCTGCAAAATGGCAATTTGCAGActatttgattaaaaacaagGTTGGATAAATGTATCTATACCTGTCTCCATATCTATTTTTCGAAGTAATCTCCTTGATCTGAATTCCTAGTTGTGAGACTTACTTGTGTACGTGAAACTTATTTCTTGCTATATAGCCTTGTTCACTGACAACTTTAACATAAAACTTTTAATTCTCGTAGGACAAAGGAATTGTTTTTGCATTGTCACAAACTGCATATGAAGCTTGCTTGTTCTTAGGATATTGGagttattttgttcttttccaTGCATTTAGAAGTTCTGATCTTTTCCCTTTcaggaatgattttttttttgtgtgtgagcGAAGTTTCTATGCTTTTTATATTCATCCCTGTCccttcaaaagaaaatgaaggaagGAAAAATTGCTTAAACTGGTAGTGTGATGGAAACCTGTTTGATTTGTTAATGTTTGCAAACTGTAGAGCTCGATAGTGTCTTCAATTTGGTCGTATTAATTCGTTATCAATTTATGGCAAGGTTCTTTAGCAACTGTGTGATATTCACAACTATGTTGTTAGTATATTAGTTAACACCATGTCTTTTCACAGACTAGGAACTATAATGGATTGTGATAAGCAGCTGCTAGCATGTGTTTTCTGTTCACTCATATATCCTCTCAAAAGCTAATTCttcaaaaaagaggaaaagattGTTCTTGTATGGTTGGATACCCCAAACAACCAGGCTATATATGGACTTGTTCACAAGTTAGGTATGTGGCTGGTTCAGATATTATGTGCCTCTTTGAGTtataacaacaatttttttaatcaaattgagtgtttaaataaaccaaaatagtATATTTGAATCTTTTGCTGCCTCAATTTAGAGAGTTTGATTAAAATAGCATGTGTATAATTTGGAGCTTGTTgtaaatgttaatttttcatttccaGGGAGCTTAGTTGTGAGATTGGTGTTTCTTCCATTCAAGGAAAGTTCACATGCTACATTTTCCAGGTCTGCATCAGGTTTATTTCTCTCCTCATTTGTTCTCTTAACGTTGTTCTGATTTCAACAGATTTGCTTATGTTGTTTTGATGGTTCTGGTCTCTTCATGTGTTGTTTTGCATTTTCTTGCTTTGTGGTTTCATCATTTTCGACAAATTTGCTTATGTTGTCTTGATGGTGCTGGTctcttcatgttttattttgcattttattgCTTTGTGGtttcatcatttttgttatgtatttgaatCTAGCCTATGCTTTTAGCTAGCACCGTATCGTTTTTAGTTAAGAAACATAGTTACAAACTTTGTTGAGGGCAGCAAGGCGGGACctggaaaaagaaattttccCATCTTCTGTATTATTGTGCCATTACACTTGCCTGCTAATGCCACTACTACTACTAGCTTATCTTGCGTGACCAGGCATTTTCCCTGGAATAGTGTGTGTGATTAACTCCTTTGCTCGCCAGAATGGTTAAGAAGTTGTAgattctttccctttcttttcttttgggctGAAAGATTTACATTTGGAATACATGCAGTAAATGCATTTCAACATCAATTTGAAGTCACAATATTTCTGTTTACCTTCATAAGTAGCTGAATGCTTCTCCTCTCATGACAGGACAAGATCCAACAAAAGTAGGAAATTGATGACATattctttattaaattgaaattctCTGGTCACTGGTTTCTTGACTATTCTGAGGATATGATTTCGAGGGTTATATTCTCTGCATTATTCATCAAACACTACTTCCAGGTATGGATTTGAGGCTGTAAGTCTTCCATGTTTGTGGGTATTTACATCAGCCTTATACTGGATTTGTGTTTTTCTCTGTGCAGGATTcttctgcattttcttttacCAGCTGCTTACCTTCAGGTTGGACAGTTCTGTTGTTTTCTGGTGTAATTACTCTCATATCCGAGAAATTATTTCTGGACCACAAAAATTTCTGGCCAGCATTTAAAATCCACTTCTCTATCAGCTTAAGTTGCTTCTGCATAGCATCTTTCATCATGTGAGTGTCCCCGTgtccttttatttctttcaatttatgcTATAACTATGTGAACTGATTGAGGTGCGAATATAAttgatcatttaatttttcatatgctcttttaattttgctttaagTTTCCTGTAATTTTGTCAATTATCATTAACAGTTACCGCTGTGAGAGGCCTTTTATCAACCAAATTATCCCTAACAAACAAGAGCCTCTGAATGCAGCACAAAAAACACAAGGGCAAGGGAGTTAAGTTAAATCTTGATTCAGAGTGAAAGAGGATGAATTACTCTGTTGAAGTCCATTTCATGTTACAGTGGGATTATTAGTAGCAAGGTAACTAAAAAGCAAAGTTATAATGTTGTGATAGCCATTTGTTACTCACAAGCTAGCTGCATTACTAACAACCCTCCATTCCTCAGTTAAAAAATTCCATGTCtctaattttcaaaacattgttttcaataccattaaaattgacttataagaaagttgaaaagcTAGAAACCATTTGAGAATTCTCTAAAGTACAATTTTTGAAAGGTTGCAATTTGCATTGGATTGGATTTAATTCTGGATCTCTTTTCTGTCTTTAATGAGAAAGTGTGTCAGGGACATAGCACAATATTTGATCTTAGGACCCCTGTTCTGGCTTTCGCTGCATATGCTTGAATTTTCTTTCCCTCTTGCTCCCTTCATGTCAAAGTCATGTAGGTCTCAAGTGACAGCATAGTGTA is part of the Populus nigra chromosome 8, ddPopNigr1.1, whole genome shotgun sequence genome and harbors:
- the LOC133701784 gene encoding uncharacterized protein LOC133701784, producing the protein MLGGGTGMGGGSGGGSVLRVFGRAVARAGVTHLQEPISTTNSSSPNSSTTTTVTSPRGTRKLIPPNNLSLSSSGSALSLPIPADSGGPGPTSWSPFSVSHCDDYDWVSVDDGSDEERPVGFDDDFVFGPVPSIDEVHGAVTALTHVLDAPSHSQLIRDKFSCTVDKDLAYQISGPTLLNRVSSVGSELDWKEPSPVPCDPRALLCYGSQRVHEAFRLLQTESSVQKMVVSLSSDKAVWDAVLNNAVVRELRETYYADENTDPPTSESLDETGKESNPALNFVKWIFDNTRARAMEVFETITKLVNEFFKPPAGEKTSAGTKDPFEDKLRSSFLLSLIVLLIVVVTRAQKA